One part of the Methylobacterium terrae genome encodes these proteins:
- a CDS encoding DUF2852 domain-containing protein, whose amino-acid sequence MSYTSAPWSSGRACRNGPFPRRSVEIGAIVIGFIYAWPLAAAYVVWKLMGYPALNEMKSFAERTFRNGFTGFGAARHDSGNWAFEEYRRKEIERLEEERRRLEEESRAFTEFVDELKRARDREQFDAFMARRRAGSNF is encoded by the coding sequence GTGTCGTATACCTCTGCCCCCTGGTCGAGCGGCCGCGCCTGCCGCAATGGCCCGTTCCCGCGCCGCTCCGTCGAGATCGGCGCGATCGTCATCGGTTTCATCTATGCGTGGCCGTTGGCCGCGGCCTACGTGGTGTGGAAGCTCATGGGATACCCGGCCCTCAACGAGATGAAGTCCTTCGCCGAGCGCACCTTCCGGAACGGCTTCACGGGCTTCGGCGCCGCCCGCCACGACAGCGGCAACTGGGCCTTCGAGGAGTATCGCCGCAAGGAGATCGAGCGCCTCGAAGAGGAGCGCCGCCGCCTCGAGGAGGAGAGCCGCGCCTTCACCGAGTTCGTGGACGAGCTGAAGCGCGCCCGCGACCGCGAGCAGTTCGACGCCTTCATGGCCCGCCGCCGCGCCGGCTCGAACTTCTGA
- the hpnK gene encoding hopanoid biosynthesis-associated protein HpnK → MSTARPPKRLVVTSDDFGLSGPVNEAVERAHRDGILTAASLMVSAPGAADAVARARAMPSLRVGLHLVMVEAWPTLPAADLPDLVHGAGLIRSDQGRLGLDLALKAPARRQLAAEIRAQFEAFRATGLPLDHVNAHKHFHIHPIIAGMVLAIGRDYGMRAIRVPRESREALRRAEPGAKPGLALDTAPWAALLRARATRAGLLVPDGVLGLAWSGAMTPARVEGLLRHLPDGLTELYLHPATTGGFPGEAPGYAYAEELAALTAPASRAALAASGAVTGGFSDFAR, encoded by the coding sequence ATGAGCACAGCCCGACCGCCCAAGCGCCTCGTCGTCACCTCCGACGATTTCGGCCTCTCAGGCCCGGTCAACGAGGCGGTGGAACGGGCCCACCGCGACGGCATCCTGACGGCGGCGAGCCTGATGGTCTCCGCACCCGGAGCCGCCGACGCGGTGGCGCGGGCGCGTGCGATGCCGTCCCTGCGGGTCGGCCTGCACCTCGTGATGGTCGAGGCCTGGCCGACCCTGCCGGCCGCCGACCTCCCGGACCTCGTGCACGGGGCCGGGCTGATCCGGTCGGATCAGGGGCGGCTCGGCCTCGACCTCGCGCTGAAGGCCCCGGCCCGCCGCCAGCTCGCGGCCGAGATCCGGGCGCAGTTTGAGGCTTTTCGCGCGACCGGGCTGCCCCTCGACCACGTCAACGCGCACAAGCACTTCCACATCCACCCGATCATCGCCGGGATGGTCCTGGCGATCGGGCGCGACTACGGCATGCGGGCGATCCGGGTGCCGCGGGAATCGCGGGAGGCCCTGCGCCGCGCCGAGCCCGGGGCGAAACCGGGCCTCGCCCTCGACACCGCGCCCTGGGCCGCCTTGCTGCGCGCCCGGGCGACGCGGGCCGGCCTTCTCGTGCCGGACGGGGTGCTCGGCCTCGCCTGGTCGGGCGCCATGACGCCCGCCCGGGTCGAGGGCCTGCTGCGCCACCTGCCGGACGGGCTGACCGAGCTCTACCTGCATCCCGCGACCACGGGCGGCTTCCCCGGCGAGGCGCCGGGCTACGCCTACGCCGAGGAACTCGCCGCCCTGACGGCGCCGGCGAGCCGGGCGGCGCTGGCGGCATCGGGCGCCGTCACCGGCGGCTTCTCGGATTTCGCTCGCTGA
- a CDS encoding molybdate ABC transporter substrate-binding protein yields the protein MRRLTPISRILWCICGAVGLAAPAGAAEITLLTTGAYKPVAAALVPRFEQRTGHKVVLRNETAGAVAQAIRDGVRADLVVLTPGGFDALIREGRLAGAKPVPLATVGIGVAIRDGAPVPDIATPEAFRAALLQARAVAMVDPASGGSSGIYLARLFERLGIADRMKDKLVLVRGGLAASRLVSGEADLALQQTSELLAVEGARLVGPIPAAVQNHTVYAGMVPEGAAEAEAASGLLRDLAGPDAAPVLAQKGMAPPGP from the coding sequence ATGCGCCGCCTCACGCCGATATCCCGAATCCTGTGGTGCATCTGCGGTGCGGTCGGGCTCGCGGCTCCCGCAGGGGCGGCCGAGATCACGCTGCTGACCACGGGCGCCTACAAGCCCGTGGCGGCGGCCCTGGTGCCGCGTTTCGAGCAGCGCACCGGCCACAAGGTCGTCCTGCGCAACGAGACCGCCGGCGCGGTGGCGCAGGCGATCCGCGACGGCGTCCGGGCCGACCTCGTGGTGCTCACCCCGGGCGGCTTCGACGCGCTGATCCGCGAGGGCCGCCTCGCCGGCGCGAAGCCGGTGCCGCTCGCGACGGTCGGGATCGGCGTCGCGATCCGCGACGGGGCGCCGGTTCCGGACATCGCCACCCCCGAGGCCTTCCGTGCGGCGCTGCTGCAGGCACGGGCCGTCGCGATGGTCGATCCGGCCTCCGGCGGCTCGAGCGGGATCTACCTCGCGCGGCTCTTCGAGCGCCTCGGCATCGCCGACCGGATGAAGGACAAGCTCGTCCTGGTGCGCGGGGGGCTCGCCGCGTCGCGCCTCGTCTCCGGCGAGGCGGATCTGGCGCTCCAGCAGACGAGCGAATTGCTGGCCGTCGAGGGCGCGCGCCTCGTCGGCCCGATCCCGGCGGCGGTCCAGAACCACACCGTCTATGCCGGGATGGTCCCGGAGGGAGCGGCGGAGGCGGAGGCCGCATCCGGGCTCCTGCGGGACCTCGCCGGCCCGGACGCCGCGCCGGTCCTGGCGCAGAAGGGCATGGCGCCGCCCGGCCCGTGA
- a CDS encoding URC4/urg3 family protein produces MPVPEFSTARSLLSARAVRARAETLLKAGLEGRLDHFVVDLDRLGGCADAVVETIREAYPDLAIPYHARWRHFSVGRFERWGSLVHAAPFEDPAEQARAAFDLVVVSVLLDAGAGPTWRYEEGRTGETYARSEGLAVASFDMFVSGLFSSAPEDPFRADARALASLTEAELADGFQVSPTNPLVGLSGRTALLNRLGQVAAADPEGFGPDARPGFLFDRIKARARDGEVAAETALEVLLTHLGPIWPGRIVVDGVDLGDTWRHPLAGGTGPTEGLVPFHKLSQWLAYSLLEPLEEAGLTVTGLDALTGLPEYRNGGLFLDTGVLALRRPEEAKQPHAVDSRLVVEWRALTVALLDRLAPLVRERLGVEDPAELPLAKVLEGGTWATGRRLAKSLRPEGAPPLAIASDGTVF; encoded by the coding sequence ATGCCCGTGCCTGAGTTTTCGACCGCCCGCAGCCTGCTCTCGGCCCGGGCGGTGCGCGCCCGCGCCGAGACCCTGCTCAAGGCCGGGCTCGAGGGCAGGCTCGACCATTTCGTGGTCGACCTCGACCGCCTGGGCGGTTGCGCCGACGCGGTGGTCGAGACGATCCGCGAGGCCTATCCGGACCTCGCCATCCCCTACCACGCCCGCTGGCGCCACTTCTCCGTCGGCAGGTTCGAGCGCTGGGGCTCCCTCGTCCATGCCGCGCCGTTCGAGGATCCGGCCGAGCAGGCGCGGGCCGCCTTCGACCTCGTGGTGGTGAGCGTCCTGCTCGATGCCGGCGCCGGCCCGACTTGGCGCTACGAGGAGGGCCGCACCGGCGAGACCTATGCCCGCTCCGAAGGCCTGGCGGTGGCGAGCTTCGACATGTTCGTGTCCGGGCTCTTCTCCTCCGCGCCGGAGGACCCGTTCCGCGCCGACGCCCGCGCGCTCGCGAGCCTGACCGAAGCGGAACTCGCCGACGGCTTCCAGGTCTCGCCGACCAACCCCCTCGTCGGCCTGTCCGGCCGCACCGCGCTCCTCAACCGCCTCGGCCAGGTCGCGGCGGCCGATCCCGAGGGCTTCGGCCCGGACGCGCGCCCCGGCTTCCTGTTCGACCGCATCAAGGCCAGGGCCCGGGACGGCGAGGTCGCGGCCGAGACGGCGCTCGAGGTGCTGCTGACCCATCTCGGGCCGATCTGGCCCGGCCGCATCGTCGTCGACGGCGTCGATCTCGGCGATACCTGGCGCCATCCGCTGGCCGGCGGCACCGGACCGACCGAGGGGCTGGTGCCGTTCCACAAGCTGTCGCAGTGGCTCGCCTACTCGCTGCTCGAGCCGCTGGAGGAGGCGGGCCTGACCGTCACCGGCCTCGATGCGCTGACGGGCCTGCCCGAGTACCGCAACGGCGGCCTGTTCCTCGATACCGGGGTGCTGGCGCTTCGCCGGCCCGAGGAGGCCAAGCAGCCGCACGCCGTCGACTCGCGCCTCGTCGTGGAGTGGCGGGCGCTCACCGTGGCGCTCCTCGACCGGCTGGCACCGCTGGTGCGCGAGCGCCTCGGAGTCGAGGATCCGGCCGAGCTGCCCCTCGCCAAGGTGCTGGAGGGCGGCACCTGGGCCACCGGCCGGCGCCTGGCCAAGTCCTTGCGCCCCGAGGGCGCGCCGCCGCTGGCGATCGCGAGCGACGGCACCGTATTCTGA
- a CDS encoding GTP cyclohydrolase II: MTSSNRSSHIRLTSHPEPGTARWPIRWGAADPRERGPIIGTVTTPADRNVIGANGGAYSLYRALAIAGRAMNPLARPDLTNTHPVVEIGPHPQWADPGKIVSLDPWGHRPGEVFREAITTGTDIRPTIAVTKARLSLPEILAAMGAHRLAADGTVLHATGDISVTKIAVDPVWYLPGVAARFGTSETALRRTLFEQTGGMFPELVTRPDLQVFLPPIGGCTVYVMGEVAGLTDPRRRIACRVHDECNGSDVFGSDICTCRPYLTHGIEECVREAQAGGTGVIVYNRKEGRALGEVTKFLVYNARKRQEGGDSAATYFERTECVAGVQDARFQQLMPDVLHWLGIRRIDRLMSMSNMKYDAITGSGIEVGERVPIPPELIPPDASVEMEAKKAAGYYAPDGTAEHLDAVKGRDLERF, from the coding sequence ATGACCAGTTCCAACCGCTCGTCGCATATCCGGCTCACCTCGCATCCGGAGCCGGGCACCGCCCGCTGGCCGATCCGCTGGGGCGCCGCCGACCCGCGCGAGCGAGGGCCGATCATCGGCACCGTCACCACCCCGGCCGACCGCAACGTCATCGGGGCCAATGGCGGCGCCTACTCGCTCTACCGGGCGCTTGCCATCGCCGGGCGGGCGATGAACCCGCTCGCGCGGCCGGACCTGACCAACACCCATCCGGTGGTCGAGATCGGTCCCCACCCGCAATGGGCCGACCCGGGGAAGATCGTCTCGCTCGATCCCTGGGGGCATAGGCCCGGCGAGGTGTTTCGCGAGGCGATCACCACCGGCACCGACATCCGTCCGACCATCGCGGTCACCAAGGCGCGCCTGAGCCTGCCCGAGATCCTGGCGGCGATGGGCGCCCACCGGCTCGCCGCCGACGGCACGGTGCTGCATGCCACCGGCGACATCTCGGTCACCAAGATCGCGGTCGATCCGGTCTGGTACCTGCCGGGCGTCGCCGCCCGCTTCGGCACCAGCGAGACGGCGCTTCGCCGCACGCTGTTCGAGCAGACCGGCGGCATGTTCCCCGAACTCGTCACCCGGCCCGACCTCCAGGTCTTCCTGCCGCCGATCGGCGGCTGCACCGTCTACGTGATGGGCGAGGTCGCCGGCCTGACCGACCCGCGCCGGCGCATCGCCTGCCGCGTCCACGACGAGTGCAACGGCTCGGACGTGTTCGGCTCCGACATCTGCACCTGCCGGCCCTACCTCACCCACGGCATCGAGGAATGCGTGCGCGAGGCGCAGGCCGGGGGCACCGGCGTCATCGTCTACAACCGCAAGGAGGGCCGCGCGCTCGGCGAGGTGACCAAGTTCCTGGTCTACAACGCCCGCAAGCGCCAGGAAGGGGGCGATTCCGCCGCCACCTACTTCGAGCGCACCGAGTGCGTCGCCGGCGTGCAGGATGCCCGCTTCCAGCAGCTGATGCCGGACGTGCTGCACTGGCTCGGCATCCGGCGCATCGACCGGCTGATGTCGATGTCGAACATGAAGTACGACGCCATCACCGGCTCGGGGATCGAGGTTGGCGAGCGGGTGCCGATCCCGCCGGAGCTGATCCCGCCCGACGCCTCGGTCGAGATGGAGGCCAAGAAGGCGGCGGGCTACTACGCGCCGGACGGCACCGCCGAACACCTCGACGCCGTGAAGGGCCGCGACCTCGAGCGGTTCTGA
- the hpnJ gene encoding hopanoid biosynthesis associated radical SAM protein HpnJ: MRTLFLQAPTFDGFDGGAGSRYQAKREIKSFWYPTWLAQPAALVPNSKLIDAPPHDIKLPEIVAQANDFDLVVLHTSVPSFKSDVKTIEALKAKNPKLIAGLIGAKVAVDAAGAMAQAPAVDFCARNEFDFTVKEVADGVPMAEIKGLSYRNADGVVVHNEDREIMTDMDQLPFVTSVYKRDLEMEKYFIGYLKHPYISFYSGRGCKSRCTFCLWPQTVGGHTYRTRSVAHVIEEIKYCLKEFPQTKEFFFDDDTFTDNLPRAEEIARELGKLGVTWSCNAKANVPRKTLEVLKANGLRLLLVGYESGNQQILNNIKKGMRVEVAERFTKDCHELGIAIHGTFILGLPGETKETIQETIAFAKRINPHTIQVSLAAPYPGTFLYKQAVENGWLDASNAELVDENGVQIAPLHYPHLSHTEIFNSVEEFYKKFYFRAPKIASIVSEMVRSPDMMKRRLREGVEFWHFLRERQGGAKKAA; the protein is encoded by the coding sequence ATGCGGACCCTCTTCCTCCAGGCCCCCACCTTCGACGGCTTCGACGGCGGCGCCGGCTCGCGCTACCAGGCCAAGCGCGAGATCAAGTCGTTCTGGTACCCGACCTGGCTCGCCCAGCCGGCGGCGCTGGTGCCGAACTCGAAGCTGATCGACGCGCCGCCGCACGACATCAAGCTGCCGGAGATCGTGGCCCAGGCCAACGACTTCGACCTCGTGGTGCTGCACACCTCGGTGCCGTCGTTCAAGTCGGACGTGAAGACCATCGAGGCGCTGAAGGCGAAGAACCCGAAGCTGATCGCCGGCCTGATCGGCGCCAAGGTGGCGGTGGACGCCGCCGGCGCGATGGCCCAGGCCCCGGCGGTCGATTTCTGCGCCCGCAACGAGTTCGACTTCACCGTCAAGGAGGTCGCCGACGGCGTGCCGATGGCCGAGATCAAGGGTCTCTCGTACCGGAACGCCGACGGCGTCGTGGTCCACAACGAGGACCGCGAGATCATGACCGACATGGACCAGCTGCCGTTCGTGACCTCGGTCTACAAGCGCGACCTCGAGATGGAGAAGTACTTCATCGGGTACCTGAAGCACCCCTACATCTCGTTCTATTCCGGCCGGGGCTGCAAGTCGCGCTGCACCTTCTGCCTGTGGCCGCAGACGGTCGGCGGCCACACCTACCGCACCCGCTCAGTCGCGCACGTGATCGAGGAGATCAAGTACTGCCTGAAGGAGTTCCCGCAGACCAAGGAGTTCTTCTTCGACGACGACACCTTCACGGACAACCTGCCGCGCGCGGAAGAAATCGCCCGCGAGCTCGGCAAGCTCGGCGTGACCTGGTCGTGCAACGCGAAGGCGAACGTCCCGCGCAAGACCCTCGAGGTGCTCAAGGCCAACGGCCTGCGCCTGCTCCTCGTCGGCTACGAGTCCGGCAACCAGCAGATCCTGAACAACATCAAGAAGGGCATGCGGGTCGAGGTGGCCGAGCGGTTCACCAAGGACTGCCACGAGCTCGGCATCGCCATCCACGGCACCTTCATCCTCGGCCTGCCGGGTGAGACCAAGGAGACGATCCAGGAGACGATCGCCTTCGCCAAGCGGATCAACCCGCACACCATCCAGGTCTCGCTCGCCGCGCCTTATCCGGGCACCTTCCTGTACAAGCAGGCGGTGGAGAACGGCTGGCTCGACGCTAGCAACGCCGAGCTTGTCGACGAGAACGGCGTGCAGATCGCGCCGCTGCACTACCCGCACCTGTCCCACACCGAGATCTTCAACTCGGTGGAGGAGTTCTACAAGAAGTTCTACTTCCGCGCCCCGAAGATCGCCTCGATCGTCAGCGAGATGGTGCGCTCGCCCGACATGATGAAGCGGCGTCTGCGCGAGGGCGTCGAGTTCTGGCACTTCCTGCGCGAGCGCCAGGGCGGCGCCAAGAAGGCGGCGTGA
- the hpnI gene encoding bacteriohopanetetrol glucosamine biosynthesis glycosyltransferase HpnI, translating to MEWTWISALLIVLALAGCVYGLTTAWLAGRLARRPAPRLAPDAARPSVTLLKPLCGDEPNLHHNLTTFCTQAYAGAVQVVFGVQTATDPAIAVVHRLQAEHPALRIDLVVDARQHGANRKVSNLINMGGLIAHEVVVLADSDMVVAPDYLERLVAELAQPGVAGVTCLYHGVPANRGVWAHLSALAIDTQFLPNVLMGTSLNLADPCFGSTIAFRTELLARIGGFEAIRDDLADDYALGAALRAQGGMVAIPNFTIGHTCVDTSLAGLWRHETRWNRTIRNLDPVGYAGTLVTHAVPLALIAALLPDAGIYTLATAALALACRIVLCVRIERAFGLQPHPYWLLPIRDLLSFAGFAWCFVSGAVTWKGHDYRVVADGTLIPESGLARESGAPST from the coding sequence ATGGAATGGACCTGGATCTCCGCCCTGCTGATCGTCCTGGCGCTCGCCGGATGCGTGTACGGACTGACGACGGCCTGGCTCGCCGGGCGCCTCGCGCGGCGGCCGGCGCCGCGTCTCGCCCCCGACGCGGCCCGCCCGTCGGTGACGCTGCTCAAGCCCCTCTGCGGCGACGAGCCGAACCTGCACCACAACCTCACCACCTTCTGCACCCAGGCCTATGCGGGCGCCGTGCAGGTGGTCTTCGGGGTGCAGACCGCCACCGACCCGGCGATCGCCGTCGTGCACCGGCTCCAGGCCGAGCACCCCGCCTTGCGCATCGACCTCGTGGTCGACGCCCGCCAGCACGGTGCGAACCGCAAGGTCTCGAACCTGATCAACATGGGCGGCCTCATCGCCCACGAGGTCGTGGTGCTGGCCGACAGCGACATGGTGGTGGCGCCCGACTACCTCGAGCGCCTCGTCGCCGAACTCGCGCAGCCGGGCGTTGCCGGCGTCACCTGCCTCTATCACGGCGTGCCGGCCAATCGCGGCGTGTGGGCGCACCTCTCGGCGCTCGCCATCGACACGCAGTTCCTGCCCAACGTCCTGATGGGCACGTCCTTGAACCTCGCCGATCCGTGCTTCGGCTCGACCATCGCGTTCCGCACCGAGCTGCTCGCGCGGATCGGCGGCTTCGAGGCGATCCGCGACGACCTCGCCGACGACTACGCCCTCGGGGCGGCGTTGCGGGCGCAGGGCGGCATGGTGGCGATCCCGAACTTCACCATCGGGCATACCTGCGTCGATACCTCGCTCGCCGGCCTCTGGCGCCACGAGACGCGGTGGAACCGCACCATCCGCAACCTCGATCCCGTCGGCTACGCCGGCACGCTCGTCACCCACGCCGTGCCGCTGGCGCTCATCGCTGCCCTGCTGCCGGATGCCGGGATCTACACGCTCGCCACGGCGGCCCTGGCCCTCGCCTGCCGGATCGTGCTGTGCGTGCGGATCGAGCGGGCCTTCGGCCTCCAGCCGCACCCGTACTGGCTGCTGCCGATCCGCGACCTCCTTTCCTTCGCCGGCTTCGCCTGGTGCTTCGTCTCCGGCGCCGTGACTTGGAAAGGTCATGATTATCGGGTCGTTGCGGATGGCACGCTGATCCCGGAATCCGGCCTCGCCCGCGAGTCCGGCGCTCCCTCGACTTGA